One region of Cygnus atratus isolate AKBS03 ecotype Queensland, Australia chromosome 25, CAtr_DNAZoo_HiC_assembly, whole genome shotgun sequence genomic DNA includes:
- the KAT7 gene encoding histone acetyltransferase KAT7 isoform X1: protein MPRRKRNAGSSSDGTEDSDFSTDPEHTDSSESDGTSRRSARVTRSSARLSQSSQDSSPVRNPPSFGAEEPVYSTRRVTRSQQQPTPVTPKKYPLRQTRSSGSETEQVVDFSDRDTKNAADHDESPPRTPTGNAPSSESDIDISSPNVSHDESIAKDMSMKDSGSDLSHRPKRRRFHESYNFNMKCPTPGCNSLGHLTGKHERHFSISGCPLYHNLSADECKVRAQSRDKQIEERMLAHRQDDNNRHATRHQAPTERQLRYKEKVAELRKKRNSGLSKEQKEKYMEHRQTYGNTREPLLENLTSEYDLELFRRAQARASEDLEKLRLQGQITEGSNMIKTIAFGRYELDTWYHSPYPEEYARLGRLYMCEFCLKYMKSQTILRRHMAKCVWKHPPGDEIYRKGSISVFEVDGKKNKIYCQNLCLLAKLFLDHKTLYYDVEPFLFYVMTEADNTGCHLIGYFSKEKNSFLNYNVSCILTMPQYMRQGYGKMLIDFSYLLSKVEEKVGSPERPLSDLGLISYRSYWKEVLLRYLHNFQGKEISIKEISQETAVNPVDIVSTLQALQMLKYWKGKHLVLKRQDLIDEWIAKEAKRSNSNKIMDPSCLKWTPPKGT, encoded by the exons ATGCCGCGCAGGAAG AGGAATGCAGGCAGTAGCTCAGACGGGACAGAAGACTCCGATTTCTCCACCGATCCCGAGCACACAGACAGCTCTGAAAGCGATGGCACATCGCGGCGGTCTGCCCGTGTAACCCGCTCCTCGGCCAGGCTCAGTCAGAGCTCTCAAG ATTCCAGCCCGGTTCGTAATCCACCGTCATTTGGAGCAGAAGAGCCTGTCTATTCTACGAGGAGGGTAACTCGCAGCCAACAGCAGCCCACTCCTGTGACTCCAAAGAAATACCCGCTCCGGCAGACTCGTTCATCTGGATCAGAAACTGAGCAAGTGGTTGACTTCTCTGATAGAG ACACTAAAAATGCAGCGGATCACGATGAGTCTCCACCTCGTACCCCCACCGGGAACGCCCCTTCCTCAGAGTCTGATATTGATATCTCCAGTCCAAATGTATCCCATGATGAGAGCATTGCCAAGGACATGTCCATGAAGGATTCTGGAAGTGACCTGTCTCACCGCCCTAAGCGCCGCCGCTTCCATGAAAGCTACAATTTCAACATGAAATGTCCCACTCCTGGTTGTAACTCTTTAG GCCACCTAACTGGAAAACACGAGCGACACTTCTCCATATCAGGATGCCCACTGTATCATAATCTCTCAGCAGATGAGTGCAAG GTGCGAGCACAGAGCCGAGATAAACAGATTGAGGAGAGAATGCTGGCCCATCGGCAGGATGACAACAACAGGCACGCCACCAGACACCAG gcaCCAACCGAGAGACAGCTTCGGTACAAAGAGAAAGTAGCTGAGCTCAGGAAGAAGAGGAACTCAGGATTAAGCaaggagcaaaaagaaaaatacatg GAGCACAGACAAACCTACGGCAATACTAGGGAACCTCTACTTGAAAACCTGACTAGTGAATATGACCTTGAGCTTTTCCGAAGAGCACAAGCACGGGCATCTGAGGACCTG GAGAAGTTGCGGCTCCAGGGCCAGATCACAGAAGGCAGCAATATGATTAAAACAATTGCTTTTGGCCGTTACGAACTGGATACGTGGTATCATTCTCCCTACCCAGAGGAGTACGCTCGCCTGGGACGTCTCTACATGTGTGAATTCTGTCTCAAATACATGAAGAGCCAGACAATACTGCGCAGACACATG GCAAAATGTGTTTGGAAGCATCCACCGGGTGATGAAATCTACCGCAAAGGCtccatttcagtttttgaaGTTGATGGGAAAAAGAACAAG ATCTACTGTCAAAACCTGTGTCTGCTGGCAAAACTTTTCTTGGACCATAAAACACTGTATTATGATGTTGAACCCTTCCTGTTCTATGTCATGACAGAAGCTGACAACACTGGCTGTCACCTGATAGGATATTTCTCCAAG GAGAAGAATTCTTTTCTCAACTACAATGTTTCCTGTATCCTGACAATGCCTCAGTACATGAGGCAAGGTTATGGCAAAATGctcattgacttca gttatttgctttctaaagtagaagaaaaagttGGCTCTCCAGAACGTCCTCTGTCTGATTTGGGTCTCATCAGCTACCGTAGTTACTGGAAGGAAGTTCTGCTTCGTTACCTGCATAATTTCCAAGGAAAAGAGATCTCTATAAAAG AAATCAGCCAGGAGACCGCTGTAAACCCTGTCGACATTGTTAGTACGTTGCAGGCACTTCAGATGCTGAAGTACTGGAAGGGAAAACACCTGGTCCTAAAAAGACAG GATCTGATTGATGAATGGATAGCCAAAGAGGCAAAAAGATCCAACAGCAATAAGATAATGGATCCCAGCTGTTTGAAATGGACCCCTCCTAAGGGAACTTAA
- the KAT7 gene encoding histone acetyltransferase KAT7 isoform X2: MPRRKRNAGSSSDGTEDSDFSTDPEHTDSSESDGTSRRSARVTRSSARLSQSSQDSSPVRNPPSFGAEEPVYSTRRVTRSQQQPTPVTPKKYPLRQTRSSGSETEQVVDFSDRDTKNAADHDESPPRTPTGNAPSSESDIDISSPNVSHDESIAKDMSMKDSGSDLSHRPKRRRFHESYNFNMKCPTPGCNSLGHLTGKHERHFSISGCPLYHNLSADECKVRAQSRDKQIEERMLAHRQDDNNRHATRHQAPTERQLRYKEKVAELRKKRNSGLSKEQKEKYMHRQTYGNTREPLLENLTSEYDLELFRRAQARASEDLEKLRLQGQITEGSNMIKTIAFGRYELDTWYHSPYPEEYARLGRLYMCEFCLKYMKSQTILRRHMAKCVWKHPPGDEIYRKGSISVFEVDGKKNKIYCQNLCLLAKLFLDHKTLYYDVEPFLFYVMTEADNTGCHLIGYFSKEKNSFLNYNVSCILTMPQYMRQGYGKMLIDFSYLLSKVEEKVGSPERPLSDLGLISYRSYWKEVLLRYLHNFQGKEISIKEISQETAVNPVDIVSTLQALQMLKYWKGKHLVLKRQDLIDEWIAKEAKRSNSNKIMDPSCLKWTPPKGT; encoded by the exons ATGCCGCGCAGGAAG AGGAATGCAGGCAGTAGCTCAGACGGGACAGAAGACTCCGATTTCTCCACCGATCCCGAGCACACAGACAGCTCTGAAAGCGATGGCACATCGCGGCGGTCTGCCCGTGTAACCCGCTCCTCGGCCAGGCTCAGTCAGAGCTCTCAAG ATTCCAGCCCGGTTCGTAATCCACCGTCATTTGGAGCAGAAGAGCCTGTCTATTCTACGAGGAGGGTAACTCGCAGCCAACAGCAGCCCACTCCTGTGACTCCAAAGAAATACCCGCTCCGGCAGACTCGTTCATCTGGATCAGAAACTGAGCAAGTGGTTGACTTCTCTGATAGAG ACACTAAAAATGCAGCGGATCACGATGAGTCTCCACCTCGTACCCCCACCGGGAACGCCCCTTCCTCAGAGTCTGATATTGATATCTCCAGTCCAAATGTATCCCATGATGAGAGCATTGCCAAGGACATGTCCATGAAGGATTCTGGAAGTGACCTGTCTCACCGCCCTAAGCGCCGCCGCTTCCATGAAAGCTACAATTTCAACATGAAATGTCCCACTCCTGGTTGTAACTCTTTAG GCCACCTAACTGGAAAACACGAGCGACACTTCTCCATATCAGGATGCCCACTGTATCATAATCTCTCAGCAGATGAGTGCAAG GTGCGAGCACAGAGCCGAGATAAACAGATTGAGGAGAGAATGCTGGCCCATCGGCAGGATGACAACAACAGGCACGCCACCAGACACCAG gcaCCAACCGAGAGACAGCTTCGGTACAAAGAGAAAGTAGCTGAGCTCAGGAAGAAGAGGAACTCAGGATTAAGCaaggagcaaaaagaaaaatacatg CACAGACAAACCTACGGCAATACTAGGGAACCTCTACTTGAAAACCTGACTAGTGAATATGACCTTGAGCTTTTCCGAAGAGCACAAGCACGGGCATCTGAGGACCTG GAGAAGTTGCGGCTCCAGGGCCAGATCACAGAAGGCAGCAATATGATTAAAACAATTGCTTTTGGCCGTTACGAACTGGATACGTGGTATCATTCTCCCTACCCAGAGGAGTACGCTCGCCTGGGACGTCTCTACATGTGTGAATTCTGTCTCAAATACATGAAGAGCCAGACAATACTGCGCAGACACATG GCAAAATGTGTTTGGAAGCATCCACCGGGTGATGAAATCTACCGCAAAGGCtccatttcagtttttgaaGTTGATGGGAAAAAGAACAAG ATCTACTGTCAAAACCTGTGTCTGCTGGCAAAACTTTTCTTGGACCATAAAACACTGTATTATGATGTTGAACCCTTCCTGTTCTATGTCATGACAGAAGCTGACAACACTGGCTGTCACCTGATAGGATATTTCTCCAAG GAGAAGAATTCTTTTCTCAACTACAATGTTTCCTGTATCCTGACAATGCCTCAGTACATGAGGCAAGGTTATGGCAAAATGctcattgacttca gttatttgctttctaaagtagaagaaaaagttGGCTCTCCAGAACGTCCTCTGTCTGATTTGGGTCTCATCAGCTACCGTAGTTACTGGAAGGAAGTTCTGCTTCGTTACCTGCATAATTTCCAAGGAAAAGAGATCTCTATAAAAG AAATCAGCCAGGAGACCGCTGTAAACCCTGTCGACATTGTTAGTACGTTGCAGGCACTTCAGATGCTGAAGTACTGGAAGGGAAAACACCTGGTCCTAAAAAGACAG GATCTGATTGATGAATGGATAGCCAAAGAGGCAAAAAGATCCAACAGCAATAAGATAATGGATCCCAGCTGTTTGAAATGGACCCCTCCTAAGGGAACTTAA